The following coding sequences lie in one Indicator indicator isolate 239-I01 chromosome 2, UM_Iind_1.1, whole genome shotgun sequence genomic window:
- the UBE2J1 gene encoding ubiquitin-conjugating enzyme E2 J1 — MEARYNLKSPAVKRLMKEAAELKDPTDHYHAQPLEDNLFEWHFTVRGPPDSDFDGGIYHGRIVLPPEYPMKPPSIILLTANGRFEVGKKICLSISGHHPETWQPSWSIRTALLAIIGFMPTKGEGAIGSLDYTPEERRALAKKSQDFCCEICGTSMKTALLPLTSGSVSSQADKEAKELARQISFKAEVNSSRKSDVGPSNVSGLNHSGTSREPQRDGAARKLQDPTSTTPETQTSSAAAGQERATPVSTNTSMSPRQRRAQQQSQRRAPSSADFNRVQQPRVNMNHTGSTVLIVLLTFALAALIFRRIYLANEYIFEL, encoded by the exons ATGGAGGCCCGCTACAACCTCAAGAGTCCGG ctgTCAAGCGTTTGatgaaggaggctgcagaactgAAGGATCCTACAGATCATTATCATGCACAGCCTTTGGAG GATAATCTTTTTGAATGGCACTTTACTGTTAGAGGCCCTCCAGATTCAGATTTCGATGGAGGGATTTATCACGGGCGAATCGTGCTACCACCTGAGTATCCCATGAAACCCCCCAGCATTATTTTGCTGACG GCCAATGGCAGGTTTGAAGTGGGGAAGAAAATTTGTTTAAGCATCTCAGGGCATCATCCTGAAACGTGGCAGCCTTCATGGAGTA TAAGAACAGCTTTACTGGCCATTATTGGATTTATGCCAACCAAAGGTGAAGGAGCAATAGGATCTCTAGATTATACACCTGAAGAAAGAAGAGCTCTTGCAAAGAA GTCACAAGACTTCTGTTGTGAAATCTGTGGCACATCTATGAAGACAGCCCTCTTACCACTGACATCCGGAAGCGTGTCAAGCCAAGCAGATAAGGAGGCTAAAGAACTTGCCAGACAAATTAGCTTCAAG GCAGAAGTCAATTCATCCAGGAAGTCTGACGTTGGACCCTCAAACGTGTCAGGATTGAACCACTCTGGGACTTCCCGTGAGCCCCAGCGGGATGGTGCAGCTAGAAAACTGCAGGATCCAACAAGCACAACG CCTGAGACTCAGACtagcagtgcagcagctggtCAAGAGCGTGCTACGCCCGTGTCCACTAACACATCCATGAGTCCTCGGCAGCGCCGTGCCCAGCAGCAGAGTCAGAGACGGGCTCCTTCCTCAGCTGACTTCAATCGGGTACAGCAGCCAAGAGTCAACATGAATCACACTGGATCAACTGTTCTGATTGTCCTTTTGACTTTTGCATTGGCAGCTCTTATATTTCGTAGAATATATTTGGCTAATGAGTATATTTTTGAGTTATAA